DNA sequence from the Gemmatimonadetes bacterium SCN 70-22 genome:
CCCGACAGCGCCGATCCCTCGGACTGGCGTGCGCGCCCGATGGGGCCGCAGGTCCTGCCCGGACAGTACGTGGTGCGGCTGACGGTCGCCGGTGCCTCGCAGGAGCAGTCGCTGACGGTGCGCATGGATCCCAGCGCCGAGGTCACCGAGGGTGAGCCCCGCCAGCAATTCGAGCAGGCGACACGCCTCAACACCGTCATCGCCTCGCTGATCGACACCGAACGCAACCTCGTCGCCTTCAAGGGGGAGATCGAGGAGCGCCGGGCCAGCGGGACCGAGATGCGCGGCGACGCCGCCCGGGACATGGCGACGGCAGCCGGCGAGGAGATCGTCAAGCTGGACAGCGTCCGCCTGCAGCTGACGAGACCGCGCAGCGACGTGGTCCCCTTCTATTCCGAGGGGCCGCGCCCGCTCGAGCGCGCGATGTCGCTCATGGGGAGCATCGACAACGGCCTCACCCCCGTCATCGCCGCCCAGCGCGAGTACATGGGCGACGTGCGCCGCGACGCCCAGACGGTGATCGACATGGTGGAGCGGCAGGTCAATGCCAGCGTGCAGCGGATGAACCCGATTCTCCGGGCGCTGGGCCTCCCGGAGTTGGTGCCGCCGCCGAAGAAGACGACGGCCATGTGAGGAGCAGAAGACGAGAGGACGGGAAGACGAGAAGACGAGAGCACGCCCCGCCGCCTGCCCCGCCGCCTGCCCCGCCGCGTGCGAGTGCGGCGTCCGAAGGCTCCCTGGATCCCGTCTTCTCGTCTTCCCGTCTTCTCCCCACTATCTCGGTTCCACGTACACCGGGAACTCCGCCGTCCGCACCCACGGCTCCGCCTCGTACGGTTCCACCCCCGCCCGGGTCACGCGGTGCGACACGAGCGGGAGCGGCGGCTCGGCCTCGTCGGCAATCACGAACGCCTCGGCCAACGACGCCATGCCGGCGGCGATCCCGGCTTCGTCGCGCGCGAAGATCGTGGCCAGCGGCTCCCCCAGCCGGACCACGTCGCCCGGGCGCGCCCGGATCACGAAGCCCACGCTCGGGTCCACCGCGTCCTCCATCCGGGTGCGCCCTCCTCCCAGGGCGATGACCCCCCGCCCCACCGCGCGCGGCTCCACCCGCGCCACCACCCCGCCGCGCGGCGCGGAGTAGATCTCGACCTCGCGCGCCTGGGGAAGGCGCGACGGATCGTCGACCACCGACGGATCGCCCCCCTGCGCCGCGATGATGCGCTGGAACATCTCGGCGGCCCGCCCGTTGGAGATCGCCACCTCCATCTTGCGCCTGGCGTGGTCCGCATTGGGCGCCACGCCGCCCAGGACGAGCATCTCCGCGCCTAACGCGTACGTCACCTGCATCAGGTCCGGCGGCCCCTCGCCGCGCAAGGCGTGGATCGCCTCCTCGACCTCCAGCGCATTGCCGCACGCGCGTCCGAGCGGCCGGTCCATCGCCGTCAGCAGCGCCACCACCGGACAGCCGTGCTCCGCCCCCAGGTCGATCATGAGCCGCGCCAGCTCCACCCCCCGATCGAGATCCGGGAGGAAACCACCCGAGCCCCGCTTGATGTCCAGGACCAGTCCGGTGAGCCCTTCCGCCAGCTTCTTGCTCATGATCGACGCCGCGATCAGGGGGATGCTCTCCACCGTGCACGTGGCGTCCCGCAGCGCGTACAAGCGGCG
Encoded proteins:
- a CDS encoding thymidine phosphorylase encodes the protein MLAQRLIELKRDGGKLSPGQWEALARAYATGGMAEYQMAAFLMAAFLRGLDREEVGALTRVMLDSGQRLDLAHLAAGRIDKHSTGGVGDKVSLVLAPLVASLGVVVPMMSGRGLGHTGGTLDKLESIAGFRTRLSLAEARRQLDELGCALIGQSEEIAPLDRRLYALRDATCTVESIPLIAASIMSKKLAEGLTGLVLDIKRGSGGFLPDLDRGVELARLMIDLGAEHGCPVVALLTAMDRPLGRACGNALEVEEAIHALRGEGPPDLMQVTYALGAEMLVLGGVAPNADHARRKMEVAISNGRAAEMFQRIIAAQGGDPSVVDDPSRLPQAREVEIYSAPRGGVVARVEPRAVGRGVIALGGGRTRMEDAVDPSVGFVIRARPGDVVRLGEPLATIFARDEAGIAAGMASLAEAFVIADEAEPPLPLVSHRVTRAGVEPYEAEPWVRTAEFPVYVEPR